The following are from one region of the Nocardioides marmotae genome:
- the cmk gene encoding (d)CMP kinase, giving the protein MTTAAADRADLVPDRLVVAVDGTSGSGKSSTCRGVATRLGLRYLDTGAMFRAMTWWMLEHGVEVHDADAVAARCDEPVIESGTDPAAPTITVDGVDVAAAIRTDAVTGSVSPVSTVPAVRARLLRLQREIIAADVEPAGIVVEGRDIGSVVVPDAPVKLYLTADASARASRRAAEQGAADLAATERLLLSRDAIDSGRATAPLVMADGAVHLDTTGHTLDEVIELVVGMVDRVGT; this is encoded by the coding sequence GTGACCACTGCTGCCGCGGACCGTGCCGACCTCGTCCCCGACCGGCTGGTCGTCGCCGTCGACGGCACGTCCGGCTCGGGCAAGTCGAGCACCTGCCGCGGGGTCGCGACTCGGCTGGGACTGCGCTACCTCGACACCGGCGCGATGTTCCGCGCGATGACCTGGTGGATGCTCGAGCACGGCGTCGAGGTGCACGACGCCGACGCGGTGGCCGCCCGCTGCGACGAGCCGGTCATCGAGTCCGGCACCGACCCGGCCGCGCCGACCATCACCGTCGACGGGGTCGACGTCGCGGCCGCCATCCGCACCGACGCGGTCACCGGCTCGGTCTCGCCGGTCAGCACCGTCCCTGCGGTCCGCGCCCGGCTGCTGCGCCTCCAGCGCGAGATCATCGCCGCCGACGTCGAGCCCGCCGGGATCGTCGTCGAGGGCCGCGACATCGGCTCGGTCGTCGTCCCGGACGCGCCGGTCAAGCTCTACCTCACCGCCGACGCCTCGGCCCGCGCCTCTCGCCGCGCCGCCGAGCAGGGCGCCGCCGACCTCGCCGCCACCGAGCGGCTCCTCCTCTCCCGCGACGCCATCGACTCCGGCCGGGCCACTGCGCCGCTGGTCATGGCCGACGGCGCGGTCCACCTCGACACGACCGGCCACACCCTCGACGAGGTGATCGAGCTGGTGGTGGGCATGGTCGACCGGGTCGGCACGTGA
- a CDS encoding prephenate dehydrogenase, whose translation MPEPRLAGPVEVVGAGLLGTSIGLACRRAGIEVLLTDTTAENVRTASGLGAGRPRTPEDRPALVVVAVPPDHLGAVIAAALDATEGTDAVVTDVGSVKGVPLAAVAGHPGVARYVGSHPMAGSERSGPLAGSASLFDGRPWAITPHAGSDPAAVETVEALVRLAGGVPVWLTPDEHDRAVARTSHVPHLLSALVAGRLASGPENHLALSGQGVRDVTRVAAGDPRLYGQIVSANADAVVALLDEVRAELDRVRDAVGRGDRSALEQVLERGVAGTRVIPAKHGGPARPMASVWVSVPDHPGELARLLADAVASEVNIEDIRIDHDPGRPVGLVELLVEEARADHLVASLESRGWTAHR comes from the coding sequence ATGCCTGAGCCGCGGCTCGCCGGCCCGGTCGAGGTCGTCGGTGCCGGGCTGCTCGGCACCTCGATCGGCCTGGCCTGCCGCCGCGCCGGCATCGAGGTGCTGCTCACCGACACCACGGCCGAGAACGTCCGCACCGCCTCCGGCCTCGGCGCCGGCCGGCCGCGCACGCCCGAGGACCGGCCCGCACTCGTCGTCGTCGCCGTGCCGCCCGACCACCTCGGTGCGGTGATCGCAGCCGCGCTCGACGCGACCGAGGGCACCGACGCGGTCGTCACCGACGTCGGCAGCGTCAAGGGCGTCCCCCTGGCGGCGGTCGCCGGCCACCCCGGGGTCGCCCGGTACGTCGGCAGCCACCCGATGGCGGGCAGCGAGCGGTCCGGGCCGCTCGCCGGGTCCGCCTCGCTCTTCGACGGCCGCCCCTGGGCGATCACGCCGCACGCCGGCTCCGACCCGGCGGCCGTGGAGACGGTCGAGGCGCTGGTCCGGCTGGCCGGCGGCGTACCCGTGTGGCTGACGCCGGACGAGCACGACCGCGCCGTCGCCCGCACCTCCCACGTGCCGCACCTGCTCTCCGCGCTCGTCGCCGGCCGGCTGGCCTCGGGACCGGAGAACCACCTCGCGCTCTCCGGCCAGGGCGTGCGCGACGTCACCCGCGTCGCGGCGGGCGACCCGCGCCTGTACGGACAGATCGTCAGCGCGAACGCCGACGCGGTCGTCGCGCTGCTCGACGAGGTCCGCGCCGAGCTCGACCGGGTCCGCGACGCCGTCGGGCGCGGCGACCGGTCCGCGCTGGAGCAGGTCCTCGAGCGTGGCGTGGCCGGCACGCGGGTGATCCCGGCCAAGCACGGCGGCCCGGCGCGGCCGATGGCGTCGGTGTGGGTCTCGGTGCCCGACCACCCCGGCGAGCTCGCGCGGCTGCTCGCCGACGCGGTCGCCAGCGAGGTCAACATCGAGGACATCCGCATCGACCACGACCCCGGTCGCCCGGTCGGCCTCGTCGAGCTGCTCGTCGAGGAGGCGCGCGCCGACCACCTGGTGGCCTCCTTGGAATCACGGGGCTGGACCGCTCACCGGTAG
- the aroH gene encoding chorismate mutase, translated as MAVRAVRGATQLEEDSRDHMLERVAEMVTGVMEANGLVVDDFISAIFTATSDLVSEFPAYAARQLGFGEVPLICARELEIERSMPRVVRMMAHVETDLPRADITHVYLHGAAALRRDLTRTRDVPDA; from the coding sequence GTGGCGGTGCGAGCGGTCCGAGGTGCGACCCAGCTCGAGGAGGACTCGCGCGACCACATGCTCGAGCGGGTCGCGGAGATGGTCACCGGCGTGATGGAGGCCAACGGCCTGGTCGTCGACGACTTCATCTCGGCGATCTTCACCGCGACCTCCGACCTGGTCTCGGAGTTCCCGGCGTACGCCGCCCGCCAGCTCGGCTTCGGCGAGGTGCCGCTCATCTGCGCGCGCGAGCTGGAGATCGAGCGCTCGATGCCGCGGGTGGTCCGGATGATGGCGCACGTCGAGACCGACCTGCCGCGCGCCGACATCACCCACGTCTACCTCCACGGCGCGGCCGCGCTGCGCCGCGACCTGACCCGCACCCGCGACGTCCCGGATGCCTGA
- a CDS encoding VOC family protein, translating into MDTTTNDLTNDLTSEMTNKPTDETAGAAGAVGLWHTLAFRDATAMTAWLRAVGFEEHAAYRDEEDDAVVVHAEWLWPGGGGIMFGSVREGAAVDNPGGSAAYLVTADPDAFVERAVAAGGTVLLPVVEQPYGGRGGSVADPEGNHWSVGSYQPG; encoded by the coding sequence ATGGACACGACGACGAACGACCTGACGAACGACCTGACGAGCGAGATGACGAACAAGCCGACGGACGAGACGGCGGGCGCGGCGGGCGCCGTCGGCCTGTGGCACACCCTGGCCTTCCGCGACGCGACGGCGATGACGGCCTGGCTGCGCGCGGTGGGGTTCGAGGAGCACGCGGCGTACCGCGACGAGGAGGACGACGCGGTCGTCGTCCACGCCGAGTGGCTCTGGCCCGGCGGCGGCGGGATCATGTTCGGCTCGGTGCGCGAGGGTGCGGCCGTCGACAACCCCGGCGGCAGCGCGGCGTACCTGGTCACCGCGGACCCCGACGCGTTCGTCGAGCGCGCGGTCGCCGCTGGCGGCACCGTGCTGCTGCCGGTGGTCGAGCAGCCCTACGGCGGGCGCGGCGGCAGCGTGGCCGATCCGGAGGGCAACCACTGGTCGGTGGGGAGCTACCAGCCGGGCTGA
- a CDS encoding helix-turn-helix domain-containing protein, with translation MRVPPELTPYVASLVSYDVDLGAAGSHRGLPSSQLTLVLPADDPLDVAWAGEPGSRTVAWSSVSGLHTGPARIRHDGHQRGVQLALTPLGARALLGMPAAELAGRLLSLPDLAPALAPGLRHLPERLAETPHERRAALVAAALADQARRRAPVALRPEVARALALLARGRTVAATAAEVGYSRRHLAQLVRAETGLTPKQLHRIGRFERSRDLLGRRRLAEVAAACGYADQAHLTREWTALAGCPPSAWISEELPFVQDTAAAGAAR, from the coding sequence GTGCGGGTCCCTCCCGAGCTCACGCCGTACGTCGCCTCCCTGGTGTCGTACGACGTCGACCTGGGCGCCGCGGGCTCGCACCGCGGCCTGCCGTCCTCGCAGCTGACGCTGGTCCTGCCCGCGGACGACCCGCTGGACGTGGCCTGGGCCGGCGAGCCCGGCAGCCGCACCGTCGCCTGGTCCAGTGTCTCGGGGCTGCACACCGGGCCGGCGCGCATCCGCCACGACGGCCACCAGCGCGGCGTCCAGCTCGCGCTGACCCCGCTCGGCGCCCGCGCTCTGCTCGGGATGCCGGCCGCCGAGCTCGCCGGTCGCCTGCTCAGCCTCCCCGACCTGGCGCCCGCCCTGGCCCCCGGCCTGCGGCACCTGCCCGAGCGGCTCGCGGAGACCCCGCACGAGCGCCGCGCGGCGCTGGTCGCCGCGGCGCTCGCGGACCAGGCGCGTCGTCGGGCGCCGGTCGCGCTGCGCCCGGAGGTCGCCCGCGCGCTGGCGCTCCTGGCGCGGGGGAGGACCGTCGCCGCGACGGCCGCCGAGGTCGGCTACTCCCGTCGCCACCTGGCCCAGCTGGTCCGCGCCGAGACCGGGCTGACCCCCAAGCAGCTGCACCGGATCGGCCGCTTCGAGCGCTCTCGCGACCTGCTCGGCCGGCGCCGGCTCGCCGAGGTGGCCGCGGCCTGCGGCTACGCCGACCAGGCGCACCTGACCCGGGAGTGGACCGCCCTGGCCGGCTGCCCACCGAGCGCCTGGATCAGCGAGGAGCTCCCGTTCGTCCAAGACACCGCGGCCGCCGGGGCCGCACGCTGA
- a CDS encoding pseudouridine synthase encodes MSAHGREIQTDEDGLIRLQKLLAQSGVASRRRCEELMLEGSVEVDGEVVTRLGTKVDPRTAVIRVEGKRLPPVSAHVYLVLNKPRGVVSTMSDPEGRRTLQDLVEDRPERLFHVGRLDTDTSGLILLTNDGDFAQRMAHPSYEVDKTYVAEVEGEVFRRTIKQLLEGVTLEDGPVTVKKAKVVETLGERSIVELVIHEGRNRIVRRLLDHVGHPVRRLTRTAIGSVQLKGLAPGELRDLTHDELGELLDAASM; translated from the coding sequence ATGAGCGCGCACGGCAGGGAGATCCAGACCGACGAGGACGGCCTGATCCGGCTGCAGAAGCTGCTGGCGCAGTCCGGCGTCGCCTCGCGCCGCCGCTGCGAGGAGCTGATGCTCGAGGGTTCCGTCGAGGTCGACGGCGAGGTGGTCACCCGACTCGGCACGAAGGTCGACCCGCGCACCGCGGTCATCCGGGTCGAGGGCAAGCGGCTGCCGCCGGTCTCCGCCCACGTCTACCTCGTGCTCAACAAGCCGCGCGGCGTGGTCTCCACGATGTCGGATCCCGAGGGCCGCCGGACGCTGCAGGACCTCGTCGAGGACCGCCCCGAGCGGCTCTTCCACGTCGGCCGGCTCGACACCGACACCTCCGGGCTGATCCTGCTGACCAACGACGGCGACTTCGCCCAGCGGATGGCGCACCCCTCCTACGAGGTCGACAAGACCTACGTGGCCGAGGTCGAGGGCGAGGTCTTCCGCCGCACGATCAAGCAGCTGCTCGAGGGCGTGACCCTCGAGGACGGGCCGGTCACGGTCAAGAAGGCGAAGGTCGTGGAGACCCTCGGGGAGCGCTCGATCGTCGAGCTGGTCATCCACGAGGGCCGCAATCGGATCGTGCGCCGTCTGCTCGACCACGTCGGTCACCCGGTCCGCCGGCTGACCCGCACCGCGATCGGGTCGGTCCAGCTCAAGGGCCTGGCGCCCGGGGAGCTGCGCGACCTGACGCACGACGAGCTCGGCGAGCTGCTGGACGCGGCCTCGATGTGA
- the scpB gene encoding SMC-Scp complex subunit ScpB — protein MAETTHEQAHEQAHEHDQQQAAEPEVPLTALRPSLEAVLMVADQPLDVPTLAAAVGHPGAEVSAALASLAAEYDEQERGFELRNVAGGWRFYTREAFAGVVERFVLEGQQARLTQAALETLAVVAYKQPVSRARVSAIRGVNVDGVMRTLLSRGLVEEAGQDPETGANLYRTTGYFLERIGVTSLDDLPELAPYLPDMDDLEDELSAMSAPAPEPTPTPDGEPEPLPEPAPPTGPGTEPDGGTEPA, from the coding sequence ATGGCTGAGACGACCCACGAGCAGGCCCACGAGCAGGCCCACGAGCACGACCAGCAGCAGGCCGCGGAGCCGGAGGTGCCGCTGACTGCGCTGCGACCCTCGTTGGAGGCGGTGCTCATGGTGGCCGACCAGCCCCTCGACGTACCCACGCTCGCGGCCGCGGTGGGCCACCCCGGCGCGGAGGTGTCGGCCGCGCTGGCCTCCCTCGCCGCGGAGTACGACGAGCAGGAGCGCGGCTTCGAGCTGCGCAACGTCGCCGGCGGCTGGCGGTTCTACACCCGCGAGGCGTTCGCCGGTGTGGTCGAGCGGTTCGTGCTCGAGGGCCAGCAGGCCCGGCTGACCCAGGCTGCGCTGGAGACGCTGGCGGTCGTCGCCTACAAGCAGCCGGTCTCCCGCGCGCGGGTCTCGGCCATCCGGGGGGTCAACGTCGACGGCGTCATGCGTACGCTGCTCAGCCGCGGCCTCGTCGAGGAGGCCGGCCAGGACCCCGAGACCGGGGCGAACCTGTACCGCACGACGGGGTACTTCCTCGAACGCATCGGCGTCACCTCGCTCGACGACCTGCCTGAGCTGGCGCCCTACCTGCCCGACATGGACGACCTGGAGGACGAGCTGTCCGCGATGAGCGCCCCCGCGCCCGAGCCCACACCCACCCCTGACGGGGAGCCGGAGCCGCTGCCCGAGCCCGCGCCGCCGACCGGCCCGGGCACCGAGCCCGACGGCGGGACGGAGCCGGCATGA
- a CDS encoding segregation and condensation protein A — MSTAPAEPTGGEQPSGFAVRLDNFEGPFDLLLSLIAKHKLDVTEVALSRVTDEFIAHVKAGGPVWDLEQTTSFLLVAATLLDLKAARLLPQGDVEDEEDLALLEARDLLFARLLQYKAFKQVAAVLATRLAGEARRHPRAVGLEERYATLLPEVLIGIGLEQFAALAARALAPKPGPPEVSLHHIHAPRVSVREQAALVVDRLRRSGTMTFRALCRDSPDTLTTVARFLSLLELFREGAVAFDQVTPLGELTVRWTGDEDADVDDLVRDEFEGAPPEAGAAEGDGDG, encoded by the coding sequence ATGAGCACCGCACCGGCGGAGCCGACCGGCGGCGAGCAACCGTCGGGGTTCGCGGTGCGGCTGGACAACTTCGAGGGCCCCTTCGACCTGCTGCTCTCGCTGATCGCCAAGCACAAGCTCGACGTCACCGAGGTGGCCCTCTCGCGGGTCACCGACGAGTTCATCGCCCACGTCAAGGCCGGCGGGCCGGTCTGGGACCTGGAGCAGACGACCTCGTTCCTCCTCGTCGCGGCCACCCTGCTCGACCTCAAGGCCGCCCGGCTGCTGCCGCAGGGCGACGTCGAGGACGAGGAGGACCTCGCGCTGCTCGAGGCGCGCGACCTGCTCTTCGCCCGGCTGCTGCAGTACAAGGCCTTCAAGCAGGTCGCGGCCGTGCTCGCTACCCGGCTGGCCGGCGAGGCCCGTCGGCACCCGCGTGCGGTCGGGTTGGAGGAGCGGTACGCCACGCTGCTGCCGGAGGTGCTCATCGGCATCGGCCTGGAGCAGTTCGCGGCGCTGGCCGCCCGGGCGCTCGCGCCGAAGCCGGGCCCGCCCGAGGTGAGCCTGCACCACATCCACGCACCGCGGGTCAGCGTCCGCGAGCAGGCCGCGCTGGTGGTCGACCGGCTGCGCCGCAGCGGCACGATGACCTTCCGCGCCCTGTGCCGCGACAGCCCCGACACCCTCACCACGGTGGCGCGGTTCCTCTCGCTGCTCGAGCTGTTCCGGGAGGGCGCGGTCGCCTTCGACCAGGTGACGCCGCTGGGGGAGCTGACGGTGCGGTGGACCGGGGACGAGGACGCCGACGTCGACGACCTGGTCCGTGACGAGTTCGAGGGCGCGCCGCCTGAGGCGGGCGCCGCTGAGGGAGACGGCGATGGCTGA
- a CDS encoding ParA family protein: MTEPLPFERPVQASRKPAADGPALGPTGRPMPVIPEPRPVTAHGNARVVSMCNQKGGVGKTTTTINLGASLVEQGRKVLLVDFDPQGSLSVGLGLNPHEMDLTVYNLLMERDVTLDDVVVPSGVPGMDLLPSNIDLSAAEVQLVHEVAREQTLQRVLAPALAEYDVILIDCQPSLGLLTVNALTASHGVIVPLECEYFALRGVALLKTTIDKVKERLNPGLEIDGVLGTMFDGRTLHSREVMERLVQAWGDKVFHTVIRRTVKFSDSTVAGEPITTYASSSAGADSYRQLAKEVLARWPAE, translated from the coding sequence GTGACCGAGCCGCTCCCGTTCGAACGCCCCGTCCAGGCCTCCCGCAAGCCGGCCGCGGACGGTCCCGCGCTGGGCCCGACGGGCCGCCCGATGCCGGTCATCCCCGAGCCGCGCCCGGTCACCGCGCACGGCAACGCGCGGGTGGTCTCGATGTGCAACCAGAAGGGCGGCGTCGGCAAGACCACGACGACGATCAACCTGGGCGCCTCGCTGGTCGAGCAGGGCCGCAAGGTGCTGCTGGTCGACTTCGACCCCCAGGGCTCGCTCTCGGTCGGCCTGGGCCTCAACCCGCACGAGATGGACCTGACGGTCTACAACCTGCTGATGGAGCGCGACGTCACCCTCGATGACGTGGTCGTCCCCTCCGGCGTGCCCGGCATGGACCTGCTCCCCTCCAACATCGACCTGTCGGCCGCCGAGGTGCAGCTGGTCCACGAGGTCGCCCGCGAGCAGACGCTCCAGCGCGTGCTCGCGCCGGCGCTGGCGGAGTACGACGTCATCCTCATCGACTGCCAGCCCTCGCTGGGCCTGCTGACCGTGAACGCGCTCACCGCCAGCCACGGCGTGATCGTGCCGCTGGAGTGCGAGTACTTCGCGCTGCGCGGCGTCGCGCTGCTGAAGACCACGATCGACAAGGTCAAGGAGCGGCTCAACCCCGGCCTGGAGATCGACGGCGTGCTCGGCACGATGTTCGACGGCCGCACCCTGCACTCCCGCGAGGTCATGGAGCGACTCGTCCAGGCCTGGGGCGACAAGGTCTTCCACACCGTCATCCGCCGGACCGTGAAGTTCTCCGACTCGACCGTCGCCGGCGAGCCGATCACGACGTACGCCTCGAGCTCGGCCGGCGCCGACTCCTACCGCCAGCTCGCCAAGGAGGTGCTCGCCCGGTGGCCCGCCGAGTGA
- a CDS encoding GNAT family N-acetyltransferase: MSETTPQVRDEADAQRWVAEIDSEVAGYAEYTRDGSTVTFTHTVVDDAFEGRGVGSALARTALDATRDEGSTKVVAQCSFIRGWIDKHPDYQDLLG, translated from the coding sequence ATGAGCGAGACGACACCGCAGGTCAGGGACGAGGCGGACGCGCAGCGCTGGGTGGCCGAGATCGACAGCGAGGTCGCGGGGTACGCCGAGTACACCCGCGACGGGAGCACCGTCACCTTCACCCACACGGTCGTCGACGACGCCTTCGAGGGCCGCGGGGTCGGCTCGGCGCTGGCGCGGACCGCGCTGGACGCCACCCGCGACGAGGGCAGCACGAAGGTCGTCGCGCAGTGCTCGTTCATCCGCGGCTGGATCGACAAGCACCCCGACTACCAGGACCTGCTCGGCTGA
- a CDS encoding glycoside hydrolase family 15 protein — MAEQQEERAAYPPIADHGLVGDLRTCALVDVLGTIDWLCLPRFDSPSVFGSLLDPDAGSWRIEPVALTTTTHQFYLPDTNILITRFHNEEGVAEVHDFMPVVRAHDPDHRQRVVRRVAAVRGTTRLRMSLRARPDYGRAGVEVTEAEGGLLLTGPGVRLGLSATTGLEVEDGTVSAEVEVSAGEHVLFALEVLEEGAEVQPGGELDLDELFEATSAFWRGWLAQSTYVGRWREMVNRSALTLKLLTHEPSGAIVAAPTTSLPEEIGGGRNWDYRYVWVRDAAFSLYALLKLGFTEEAARFMAWLSERMGEDTDDELVDELGPLRVAYDIDGNVPPEHELDHLRGYRDSRPVRVGNAATGQLQLDIYGELIDSVYLFNKYGPGISHDAWSDLTRLLSWVMDNWDRDDAGMWEIRGTPRPHIVSRLMCWVAVERMMRTARQRGLPGELARWAEVRDEIYHRIMDEGWDEELGAFVAYEGATTVDAGVLLMPMVKFVAANDPRFLSSLAVVEELLVSDTLVFRYEPERTDDGVDGVEGTFSMCSFWYVEALTRVGRVDDARLALEKMFTYANHLGLYGEQVGLNGEQLGNFPQAFTHLSLISAAANLDEALG; from the coding sequence GTGGCTGAGCAGCAGGAGGAGCGCGCGGCGTACCCGCCGATCGCCGACCACGGCCTCGTCGGCGACCTGCGCACCTGCGCGCTGGTCGACGTGCTCGGCACCATCGACTGGCTGTGCCTGCCGCGGTTCGACTCCCCGAGCGTCTTCGGCTCGCTGCTCGACCCCGACGCCGGGTCGTGGCGGATCGAACCCGTCGCGTTGACCACGACGACCCACCAGTTCTACCTGCCCGACACCAACATCCTCATCACCCGCTTCCACAACGAGGAGGGGGTCGCGGAGGTGCACGACTTCATGCCGGTGGTCCGCGCCCACGACCCCGACCACCGCCAACGCGTCGTACGTCGCGTGGCGGCCGTGCGGGGCACCACCCGGCTGCGGATGTCGCTCCGCGCGCGACCGGACTACGGACGGGCGGGCGTCGAGGTCACCGAGGCGGAGGGTGGGCTGCTGCTGACCGGGCCCGGCGTCCGGCTGGGCCTGTCCGCGACGACCGGTCTCGAGGTCGAGGACGGCACGGTGAGCGCCGAGGTGGAGGTGAGCGCGGGGGAGCACGTGCTGTTCGCCCTGGAGGTGCTCGAGGAGGGCGCGGAGGTCCAGCCCGGCGGCGAGCTCGACCTCGACGAGCTGTTCGAGGCCACCTCGGCCTTCTGGCGGGGCTGGCTGGCCCAGTCGACGTACGTGGGACGCTGGCGGGAGATGGTCAACCGCTCCGCGCTGACCCTCAAGCTGCTCACCCACGAGCCGTCGGGCGCGATCGTCGCGGCGCCCACGACGAGCCTGCCCGAGGAGATCGGCGGCGGCCGCAACTGGGACTACCGCTACGTCTGGGTCCGCGACGCCGCGTTCAGCCTCTACGCGCTGCTCAAGCTGGGCTTCACCGAGGAGGCGGCGCGGTTCATGGCCTGGCTCTCCGAGCGGATGGGGGAGGACACCGACGACGAGCTGGTCGACGAGCTCGGCCCGCTGCGGGTGGCCTACGACATCGACGGCAACGTGCCGCCCGAGCACGAGCTGGACCACCTGCGCGGCTACCGCGACTCCCGGCCGGTGCGGGTCGGCAACGCCGCGACCGGCCAGCTCCAGCTCGACATCTACGGTGAGCTGATCGACTCGGTCTACCTGTTCAACAAGTACGGCCCCGGCATCAGCCACGACGCCTGGTCCGACCTGACCCGGCTGCTGAGCTGGGTGATGGACAACTGGGACCGCGACGACGCCGGCATGTGGGAGATCCGCGGCACGCCGCGCCCGCACATCGTCTCGCGGCTGATGTGCTGGGTGGCGGTGGAGCGGATGATGCGCACCGCCCGCCAGCGCGGCCTGCCCGGCGAGCTGGCCCGCTGGGCCGAGGTCCGCGACGAGATCTACCACCGGATCATGGACGAGGGCTGGGACGAGGAGCTCGGCGCGTTCGTCGCCTACGAGGGCGCCACGACCGTCGACGCCGGCGTGCTGCTCATGCCGATGGTCAAGTTCGTCGCGGCCAACGACCCGCGGTTCCTCTCCTCGCTGGCCGTGGTCGAGGAGCTGCTCGTCAGCGACACGCTGGTCTTCCGCTACGAGCCCGAGCGCACCGACGACGGCGTCGACGGCGTCGAGGGGACGTTCTCGATGTGCTCGTTCTGGTACGTCGAGGCGCTGACCCGGGTCGGTCGGGTCGACGACGCCCGGCTGGCGCTGGAGAAGATGTTCACCTACGCCAACCACCTCGGGCTCTACGGCGAGCAGGTCGGCCTCAACGGCGAGCAGCTGGGCAACTTCCCGCAGGCCTTCACCCACCTCTCCCTGATCAGCGCCGCGGCCAACCTCGACGAGGCGCTCGGCTGA
- the zwf gene encoding glucose-6-phosphate dehydrogenase, with translation MTENHLPPHVLVLFGARGDLAKRKLYPGLYRLAAAGRLPEAYAVIGSGRSAPDSPEEFQDLVRVAVRESVDDADEATLEELVGRVSFRPSSADDGSDLAEAVREAEQELGGEARRLVYVSVPPSAMQGMVGMLGREGIAERARLVVEKPFGLDLESSRELDRTLKQVVDEDAIFRIDHFIGKEAVQDILALRFANRLLEAAWCARDVASVQIDVPEALGLEGRGGFYEGTGGLRDMISTHLCQLLGFVAMDRPRDFSAEALRDAKAEVFAALRPFDREHAVFGQYAGYRDEDDVADDSEVETFVALEARVDTERWRGVPFYLRTGKALAEGRRTITLRFREPDEPLFEQVKCPHELVLELTDQPEVKVDVRAKVPGPRMVVSEATMRLDLETEFPGSEPLEAYERLLLDVMRGDQMLFTRSDEVDRLWQVCQPLLDDPPELQPYEQGSWGPDAALALPEGGWRLGG, from the coding sequence GTGACCGAGAACCACCTGCCGCCCCACGTCCTCGTGCTCTTCGGGGCTCGCGGTGACCTGGCCAAGCGGAAGCTCTACCCCGGGCTGTACCGCCTGGCCGCCGCCGGCCGGCTGCCCGAGGCGTACGCCGTCATCGGCAGCGGGCGGAGCGCGCCGGACTCCCCGGAGGAGTTCCAGGACCTCGTGCGGGTCGCCGTCCGCGAGAGCGTCGACGACGCCGACGAGGCGACGCTGGAGGAGCTCGTGGGACGCGTCTCGTTCCGGCCCTCCTCGGCCGATGACGGCTCGGACCTGGCCGAGGCCGTCCGCGAGGCCGAGCAGGAGCTCGGCGGCGAGGCCCGGCGGCTGGTGTACGTCTCGGTCCCGCCCTCGGCGATGCAGGGCATGGTCGGGATGCTCGGGCGTGAGGGCATCGCCGAGCGCGCCCGGCTGGTGGTCGAGAAGCCGTTCGGGCTGGACCTGGAGTCCTCCCGCGAGCTGGACCGCACGCTCAAGCAGGTCGTGGACGAGGACGCGATCTTCCGCATCGACCACTTCATCGGCAAGGAGGCCGTGCAGGACATCCTCGCCCTGCGGTTCGCCAACCGGCTGCTGGAGGCGGCCTGGTGCGCCCGCGACGTCGCCTCGGTGCAGATCGACGTGCCGGAGGCGTTGGGGCTGGAGGGCCGCGGCGGTTTCTACGAGGGCACCGGCGGCCTGCGCGACATGATCTCCACCCACCTGTGCCAGCTGCTCGGCTTCGTCGCCATGGACCGCCCGCGCGACTTCAGCGCCGAGGCGCTGCGCGACGCCAAGGCCGAGGTGTTCGCCGCGCTGCGGCCCTTCGACCGCGAGCACGCGGTGTTCGGCCAGTACGCCGGCTACCGCGACGAGGACGACGTCGCCGACGACTCCGAGGTCGAGACGTTCGTGGCGCTGGAGGCGCGGGTCGACACCGAGCGCTGGCGCGGGGTGCCGTTCTACCTGCGCACCGGGAAGGCGCTCGCCGAGGGTCGGCGCACGATCACGCTCCGGTTCAGGGAGCCCGACGAGCCCCTCTTCGAGCAGGTCAAGTGCCCGCACGAGCTGGTGCTGGAGCTCACCGACCAGCCCGAGGTCAAGGTCGACGTCCGCGCGAAGGTGCCCGGACCGAGGATGGTCGTCTCCGAGGCCACGATGCGGCTGGACCTGGAGACCGAGTTCCCCGGCTCCGAGCCGCTGGAGGCCTACGAGCGGCTGCTGCTCGACGTCATGCGCGGGGACCAGATGCTCTTCACCCGCTCCGACGAGGTCGACCGCCTCTGGCAGGTCTGTCAGCCGCTGCTCGACGACCCGCCGGAGCTCCAGCCCTACGAGCAGGGCTCCTGGGGGCCCGATGCCGCTCTCGCCCTGCCCGAGGGCGGGTGGCGGCTCGGTGGCTGA